A window of the Novipirellula caenicola genome harbors these coding sequences:
- a CDS encoding ABC transporter permease, translating to MIATIFQISLLRLWNNKQELVMVLVLPILFFSIFAMIFSRGVSSGDAAINVAIVDDDMTATSQRIASLLKQQSALQIDLGLLNTTKRWPIERLNRVVLRDHDVATVVYLPRGIEANLKSRSKSTVKLFSEGSNPIGDQIIRVMLAQVVAAATRDSPPANSLDPASSSASLERSAKATTADVGAADSLIDVESNNLFGAGKHNPKIAMYAAGIAVMFLLFSATGAGGSLLEEHEAGTLDRLLSSQLSVSELLAGKWLYIMCLGCVQLTVMFLWAQQVFSVDLFGHRSGFALMTFCTASATASLGICLAVFCRSRTQLTAVSTVLILTMSALGGSMVPRYVMSQEMQQWGKLTFNAWALDGYQKVFWYDLPVTSLRLEVTVLLGMTIILACIARLYADRWDTR from the coding sequence ATGATTGCAACCATTTTTCAAATCTCGCTGTTGCGGTTGTGGAACAACAAACAAGAGCTTGTGATGGTGCTGGTGTTGCCAATCTTGTTCTTCAGTATTTTTGCGATGATTTTCAGCCGGGGCGTCAGCAGCGGTGATGCCGCAATCAACGTTGCGATCGTTGATGACGACATGACCGCGACCAGCCAACGGATCGCAAGTCTGCTGAAGCAACAATCGGCACTGCAAATCGATCTGGGGCTGCTGAATACGACCAAGCGGTGGCCAATCGAGCGACTCAACCGCGTGGTGCTGCGAGACCACGACGTCGCGACCGTGGTGTACCTGCCTCGCGGAATCGAAGCCAATTTGAAATCGCGATCCAAGTCGACAGTCAAACTGTTCAGCGAGGGCAGCAATCCGATCGGCGACCAAATCATTCGTGTGATGTTGGCGCAAGTCGTTGCCGCAGCCACTCGGGATTCGCCGCCGGCAAATTCGCTTGACCCTGCGTCGTCGTCGGCGAGTCTCGAAAGATCGGCGAAGGCAACCACTGCGGACGTCGGAGCGGCCGATTCGCTGATCGACGTCGAGTCCAACAATTTGTTTGGTGCGGGCAAGCACAATCCCAAAATTGCAATGTACGCCGCCGGCATCGCAGTGATGTTCTTGCTGTTTTCGGCGACCGGAGCGGGCGGGAGTCTGCTGGAGGAACACGAAGCCGGCACGCTCGACCGGTTGCTGTCGAGCCAGTTGAGTGTCAGCGAACTGTTGGCTGGCAAATGGCTGTACATCATGTGCCTTGGTTGCGTGCAATTGACGGTGATGTTCCTGTGGGCACAGCAAGTGTTTTCGGTCGATTTGTTTGGCCATCGAAGCGGTTTTGCATTGATGACCTTCTGCACGGCGTCCGCCACGGCGAGTCTAGGCATTTGTCTTGCCGTATTTTGTCGGTCTCGTACCCAATTGACTGCCGTTTCGACCGTGCTGATCCTGACCATGTCGGCACTCGGTGGCAGTATGGTGCCGCGTTACGTGATGAGCCAAGAAATGCAGCAGTGGGGGAAACTGACATTCAACGCCTGGGCGCTTGATGGATACCAAAAAGTATTCTGGTACGATTTGCCCGTCACCTCACTGCGGTTGGAAGTGACCGTCTTGCTCGGGATGACGATCATTCTCGCCTGCATTGCACGGTTGTATGCGGATCGCTGGGATACACGTTAG